DNA sequence from the Stigmatella aurantiaca genome:
AGCGCGGTCCATTGCATGGGAGATGCCAACGCCAGGGAGGGCATGTGGCACAGAATCCCCCTGAATCCAGGGGCAATGTCCCGCCCCCCAGGGAACACCTGGGCCCAGAGGTTGAAAAACATTCCTATTCCCTCGCAAATGATCCGTGTGGCACAGGAAAAGAGCCGCTGTGAGTGCCGACTTCATGGTCCTCTCCTCCCAGGTGCGCCTGCTTGCTGACCATCCTGGGCACGATAGACGCCTGCGAAAAGCCGCACACTTGCCCTCCGGTCGCGCCGCAAAGTCCTGAAACCCCGTTTTCCAGGGGTTCTCCCCCGGGTCTTCCTGGAAAGTCCCAGGGCCGGGTTTCACTGGAGAAGGGGGCGGTTTCCAGTTACGAACACTGCCCCCGATGGACGCTTCCCCTGCCGCGACGCCCCCCGCGCTCGCCCTTCACGACGTGAGCAAACGCTATGGGCGCCACTGGGCCCTGGCGCGCCTCACCTATGCGCTGCCCTCCCGGCGCTCCTTGCTGCTCACCGGCCACAACGGCTCGGGGAAGACGACCTTGCTGCGGCTGGTGGCCACCGCCCTGTCACCCACCGCGGGGCGCGTGGAGGTGCTCGGCCGGGACGCAGTGGCCCAGCGGGATGCCGTCCGCCAGGAGGTGGCCCTGCTGTCCCACACCAGCTTCCTCTATGAGGACCTCACCGCACGCCAGAACCTGGTGGTGCTGGCGCGGCTCCTGGGCCTGGCCTCGCCGGGGGATGCGGCCGAGGCGCTGCTCACGCGCGTGGGGCTGACGCGGCGCACGCAGAGCCCGGTGCGCCACTTCAGCGCGGGCATGCGCAAGCGCCTGGCCATCGCCCGGCTCCTGATGAAGACCCCGGCGCTGGCGCTGCTGGACGAGCCCTTCGGCGAGCTGGACCCGGCGGGCATCCAGGCCATGGAGGGGCTCATCGGCGAGCTGAAGGCCTCGGGCACCACGGTGGTGCTCGCCACCCACCTCATCGACCAGGGGATGGCCCTGTGCGAGGAACGCCTGCACCTGCAGGAAGGCCGGGCGGTGCCCGCGTGAAGCGCCCCGCCCCCATTGGCCTCCTGAGGGCCACGGGTGTCCTCCTGGGCAAGGATTTGCTCATCGAGTGGCGCACCCGGGCCCGGCTCAATGCCCTGATTTTCTTCGCCCTGGCCACCCTGCTGCTCTTCTCCTTCGCGCTGGGGCCGGACACGAAGCTCCTGGAGCGCAACGCGGGCGGCTACCTGTGGCTGGCCATCCTGTTTGCCAGCACGCTGGCGCTGGGCGAGTCCTTCCGGATCGAGCAGGAGAACGCCTGCCTGGACGGGCTGCGGCTCGCGCCGGCGGATGCCCGGGCCATCTTCCTGTCCAAGGCGGTGGG
Encoded proteins:
- the ccmA gene encoding heme ABC exporter ATP-binding protein CcmA, producing the protein MDASPAATPPALALHDVSKRYGRHWALARLTYALPSRRSLLLTGHNGSGKTTLLRLVATALSPTAGRVEVLGRDAVAQRDAVRQEVALLSHTSFLYEDLTARQNLVVLARLLGLASPGDAAEALLTRVGLTRRTQSPVRHFSAGMRKRLAIARLLMKTPALALLDEPFGELDPAGIQAMEGLIGELKASGTTVVLATHLIDQGMALCEERLHLQEGRAVPA